The proteins below come from a single Telopea speciosissima isolate NSW1024214 ecotype Mountain lineage unplaced genomic scaffold, Tspe_v1 Tspe_v1.0066, whole genome shotgun sequence genomic window:
- the LOC122647496 gene encoding uncharacterized protein LOC122647496, with protein sequence MDLVPKLGFCATVHYIWWERNRRLFENKVRTHDQIIEAIRLDVAIKCAAFPISAVHSPRNQFLADNWGIRVDWKVITQKTCAWFRPPTHMAVLHCDGSLTADRASYGGIIRDDAGVAIMAYAGKGDINSVLSMELFAILKGVTFCIQRNLLRVSIRSDSKLAVDILNGAMDCPWSMQILMDRIATLLQQLQRKEIKHVWRELNQPADFIAAMDTGDGEAIFNPLDFPQDLVELVKNDSDGKVFLRTLSH encoded by the coding sequence ATGGATTTGGTTCCCAAGTTGGGTTTTTGTGCTACTGTGCATtacatttggtgggagagaaaccgAAGGCTGTTTGAGAACAAGGTTAGGACCCATGATCAGATTATAGAGGCAATTCGTCTTGATGTGGCCATTAAGTGTGCTGCCTTTCCCATTTCTGCTGTCCACAGCCCAAGGAACCAGTTCTTGGCTGATAATTGGGggattagggtggattggaaggtgATTACTCAAAAAACCTGTGCTTGGTTTAGACCTCCTACTCACATGGCAGTCCTTCACTGTGATGGGTCTTTAACagctgatagagcttcctatgGTGGAATCATTCGTGATGATGCAGGTGTTGCCATAATGGCGTATGCAGGGAAGGGAGATATTAATTCTGTTCTAAGCATGGAGCTCTTTGCAATTTTAAAGGGGGTCACTTTTTGTATTCAAAGGAACCTACTTCGGGTTTCCATTAGATCCGATTCCAAATTGGCAGTAGATATTCTTAATGGGGCTATGGACTGCCCTTGGAGCATGCAAATCTTGATGGACCGTATAGCTACGCTACTACAGCAATTACAGCGTAAGGAGATcaaacatgtttggagagagctCAACCAGCCAGCAGACTTTATTGCAGCCATGGATACGGGGGATGGGGAAGCAATTTTTAATCCACTTGATTTCCCACAGGACCTGGtggagttggttaagaatgattCAGATGGTAAAGTTTTTTTAAGGACCTTGTCGCATTGA